From the genome of Desmodus rotundus isolate HL8 chromosome 2, HLdesRot8A.1, whole genome shotgun sequence, one region includes:
- the BIN1 gene encoding myc box-dependent-interacting protein 1 isoform X14: MAEMGSKGVTAGKIASNVQKKLTRAQEKVLQKLGKADETKDEQFEQCVQNFNKQLNEGTRLQKDLRTYLASVKAMHEASRKLNECLQEVYEPDWPGRDEANKITENNDLLWMDYHQKLVDQALLTMDTYLGQFPDIKSRIAKRGRKLVDYDSARHHYESLQTAKKKDEVKIAKAEEELIKAQKVFEEMNVDLQEELPSLWNSRVGFYVNTFQSIAGLEENFHKEMSKLNQNLHDVLVSLEKQHGSNTFTVKAQPSDNAPAKGNKSPSPPPDSSPAAAPEIRVNHDPEPASEATSGAALPKSPSQPTESPAGSLPSREPSVAEGTFAVAWPNQPAEPGPAQPAEASEIAGGTQPAAGAQEPGESAASEAASNSLPAVVVENFSAAVNGTVEGGNGTVHLDLPPGFMFKVQAQHDYTATDTDELQLKAGDVVLVIPFQNPEEQDEGWLMGVKESDWNQHKDLDKCRGVFPENFTERVQ, from the exons GTCCTCCAGAAGCTGGGGAAGGCAGACGAGACAAAGGATGAGCAGTTTGAACAATGTGTCCAGAATTTCAACAAGCAACTG AATGAGGGCACCCGGCTGCAGAAGGATCTTCGGACCTACCTGGCTTCTGTCAAAG CCATGCATGAGGCTTCCAGAAAGCTGAACGAGTGTCTGCAGGAGGTGTATGAACCCGACTGGCCTGGCAGGGATGAAGCGAACAAGATCACTGAG AACAACGATCTGCTCTGGATGGATTACCATCAgaagctggtggaccaggcactTCTGACCATGGACACATACCTGGGTCAATTCCctgacatcaag TCGCGCATTGCCAAGCGAGGGCGGAAGCTGGTGGACTATGACAGTGCACGGCACCATTACGAGTCTCTCCAAACAGCCAAAAAGAAGGATGAAGTCAAAATTGCCAAG GCTGAGGAGGAGCTCATCAAAGCCCAGAAGGTGTTTGAAGAGATGAATGTGGACCTGCAGGAGGAGCTACCATCTCTATGGAACAG CCGTGTAGGTTTCTATGTCAACACGTTTCAGAGCATTGCAGGCCTGGAGGAAAACTTCCACAAGGAGATGAGTAAG CTCAACCAGAACCTCCACGATGTGCTGGTGAGCCTGGAGAAGCAGCATGGGAGCAACACCTTCACGGTCAAGGCCCAGCCCAG TGACAACGCCCCTGCAAAAGGAAACAAGAGCCCTTCACCTCCTCCGGACAgttcccctgctgctgcccccgaGATCCGAGTCAACCATGATCCTGAACCGGCCAGTGAGGCCACCTCTGGGGCTGCCCTCCCCAAGTCCCCGTCTCAG CCCACAGAGAGTCCAGCTGGCAGCTTACCTTCCAGGGAGCCCAGCGTTGCTGAGGGCACCTTTGCTGTGGCCTGGCCCAACCAGCCGGCAGAACCGGGCCCTGCCCAA CCAGCAGAAGCCTCAGAGATAGCGGGTGGGACCCAACCTGCGGCTGGAGcccaggaacctggggagtcagCAGCAAGTGAAGCAGCCTCT aACTCTCTGCCTGCCGTTGTGGTGGAGAACTTCTCAGCAGCTGTGAATGGCACTGTGGAAGGAGGCAACGGGACTGTGCATTTGGACCTGCCCCCAGGGTTCATGTTCAAG GTGCAAGCCCAGCATGACTACACAGCCACTGACACAGATGAGCTGCAGCTCAAGGCTGGGGACGTGGTGCTGGTGATCCCCTTCCAGAACCCTGAAGAGCAG GATGAAGGCTGGCTCATGGGCGTGAAGGAGAGTGACTGGAACCAGCACAAGGACTTGGATAAATGCCGGGGTGTCTTCCCTGAGAACTTCACGGAGCGGGTTCAGTGA
- the BIN1 gene encoding myc box-dependent-interacting protein 1 isoform X3, translating to MAEMGSKGVTAGKIASNVQKKLTRAQEKVLQKLGKADETKDEQFEQCVQNFNKQLNEGTRLQKDLRTYLASVKAMHEASRKLNECLQEVYEPDWPGRDEANKITENNDLLWMDYHQKLVDQALLTMDTYLGQFPDIKSRIAKRGRKLVDYDSARHHYESLQTAKKKDEVKIAKPVSLLEKAAPQWCQGKLQAHLVAQTNLLRNQAEEELIKAQKVFEEMNVDLQEELPSLWNSRVGFYVNTFQSIAGLEENFHKEMSKLNQNLHDVLVSLEKQHGSNTFTVKAQPRKKTKLFSRLRRKKNSDNAPAKGNKSPSPPPDSSPAAAPEIRVNHDPEPASEATSGAALPKSPSQLRKGPPVPPPPKHTPSKEVKQEQILSLFDDTFVPEISVTTPSQFEALGPFSEQASLLDLDFDPILPVASPVKAATPSSQPIPWDLWEPTESPAGSLPSREPSVAEGTFAVAWPNQPAEPGPAQPAEASEIAGGTQPAAGAQEPGESAASEAASNSLPAVVVENFSAAVNGTVEGGNGTVHLDLPPGFMFKVQAQHDYTATDTDELQLKAGDVVLVIPFQNPEEQQREIKRRD from the exons GTCCTCCAGAAGCTGGGGAAGGCAGACGAGACAAAGGATGAGCAGTTTGAACAATGTGTCCAGAATTTCAACAAGCAACTG AATGAGGGCACCCGGCTGCAGAAGGATCTTCGGACCTACCTGGCTTCTGTCAAAG CCATGCATGAGGCTTCCAGAAAGCTGAACGAGTGTCTGCAGGAGGTGTATGAACCCGACTGGCCTGGCAGGGATGAAGCGAACAAGATCACTGAG AACAACGATCTGCTCTGGATGGATTACCATCAgaagctggtggaccaggcactTCTGACCATGGACACATACCTGGGTCAATTCCctgacatcaag TCGCGCATTGCCAAGCGAGGGCGGAAGCTGGTGGACTATGACAGTGCACGGCACCATTACGAGTCTCTCCAAACAGCCAAAAAGAAGGATGAAGTCAAAATTGCCAAG cctGTCTCGCTGCTTGAGAAAGCCGCCCCCCAGTGGTGCCAAGGCAAACTGCAGGCTCATCTTGTAGCTCAAACTAACCTGCTCCGAAATCAG GCTGAGGAGGAGCTCATCAAAGCCCAGAAGGTGTTTGAAGAGATGAATGTGGACCTGCAGGAGGAGCTACCATCTCTATGGAACAG CCGTGTAGGTTTCTATGTCAACACGTTTCAGAGCATTGCAGGCCTGGAGGAAAACTTCCACAAGGAGATGAGTAAG CTCAACCAGAACCTCCACGATGTGCTGGTGAGCCTGGAGAAGCAGCATGGGAGCAACACCTTCACGGTCAAGGCCCAGCCCAG aaagaaaactaaactgtTCTCCCGACTGCGCAGAAAGAAGAACAG TGACAACGCCCCTGCAAAAGGAAACAAGAGCCCTTCACCTCCTCCGGACAgttcccctgctgctgcccccgaGATCCGAGTCAACCATGATCCTGAACCGGCCAGTGAGGCCACCTCTGGGGCTGCCCTCCCCAAGTCCCCGTCTCAG CTCCGGAAAGGCCCACCAGTCCCTCCGCCTCCCAAACACACCCCATCAAAGGAGGTCAAGCAGGAGCAGATCCTCAGCCTATTTGATGACACCTTTGTCCCTGAGATCAGCGTGACCACCCCCTCCCAG TTTGAGGCCCTGGGACCTTTCTCGGAGCAGGCCAGTCTGTTAGACCTGGACTTTGACCCCATCCTGCCTGTGGCGAGCCCTGTGAAGGCAGCCACGCCCTCCAGTCAG CCGATCCCCTGGGACCTCTGGGAG CCCACAGAGAGTCCAGCTGGCAGCTTACCTTCCAGGGAGCCCAGCGTTGCTGAGGGCACCTTTGCTGTGGCCTGGCCCAACCAGCCGGCAGAACCGGGCCCTGCCCAA CCAGCAGAAGCCTCAGAGATAGCGGGTGGGACCCAACCTGCGGCTGGAGcccaggaacctggggagtcagCAGCAAGTGAAGCAGCCTCT aACTCTCTGCCTGCCGTTGTGGTGGAGAACTTCTCAGCAGCTGTGAATGGCACTGTGGAAGGAGGCAACGGGACTGTGCATTTGGACCTGCCCCCAGGGTTCATGTTCAAG GTGCAAGCCCAGCATGACTACACAGCCACTGACACAGATGAGCTGCAGCTCAAGGCTGGGGACGTGGTGCTGGTGATCCCCTTCCAGAACCCTGAAGAGCAG CAAAGGGAAATCAAGAGGAGAGACTAA
- the BIN1 gene encoding myc box-dependent-interacting protein 1 isoform X15 has translation MAEMGSKGVTAGKIASNVQKKLTRAQEKVLQKLGKADETKDEQFEQCVQNFNKQLNEGTRLQKDLRTYLASVKAMHEASRKLNECLQEVYEPDWPGRDEANKITENNDLLWMDYHQKLVDQALLTMDTYLGQFPDIKSRIAKRGRKLVDYDSARHHYESLQTAKKKDEVKIAKAEEELIKAQKVFEEMNVDLQEELPSLWNSRVGFYVNTFQSIAGLEENFHKEMSKLNQNLHDVLVSLEKQHGSNTFTVKAQPRKKTKLFSRLRRKKNSDNAPAKGNKSPSPPPDSSPAAAPEIRVNHDPEPASEATSGAALPKSPSQNSLPAVVVENFSAAVNGTVEGGNGTVHLDLPPGFMFKVQAQHDYTATDTDELQLKAGDVVLVIPFQNPEEQDEGWLMGVKESDWNQHKDLDKCRGVFPENFTERVQ, from the exons GTCCTCCAGAAGCTGGGGAAGGCAGACGAGACAAAGGATGAGCAGTTTGAACAATGTGTCCAGAATTTCAACAAGCAACTG AATGAGGGCACCCGGCTGCAGAAGGATCTTCGGACCTACCTGGCTTCTGTCAAAG CCATGCATGAGGCTTCCAGAAAGCTGAACGAGTGTCTGCAGGAGGTGTATGAACCCGACTGGCCTGGCAGGGATGAAGCGAACAAGATCACTGAG AACAACGATCTGCTCTGGATGGATTACCATCAgaagctggtggaccaggcactTCTGACCATGGACACATACCTGGGTCAATTCCctgacatcaag TCGCGCATTGCCAAGCGAGGGCGGAAGCTGGTGGACTATGACAGTGCACGGCACCATTACGAGTCTCTCCAAACAGCCAAAAAGAAGGATGAAGTCAAAATTGCCAAG GCTGAGGAGGAGCTCATCAAAGCCCAGAAGGTGTTTGAAGAGATGAATGTGGACCTGCAGGAGGAGCTACCATCTCTATGGAACAG CCGTGTAGGTTTCTATGTCAACACGTTTCAGAGCATTGCAGGCCTGGAGGAAAACTTCCACAAGGAGATGAGTAAG CTCAACCAGAACCTCCACGATGTGCTGGTGAGCCTGGAGAAGCAGCATGGGAGCAACACCTTCACGGTCAAGGCCCAGCCCAG aaagaaaactaaactgtTCTCCCGACTGCGCAGAAAGAAGAACAG TGACAACGCCCCTGCAAAAGGAAACAAGAGCCCTTCACCTCCTCCGGACAgttcccctgctgctgcccccgaGATCCGAGTCAACCATGATCCTGAACCGGCCAGTGAGGCCACCTCTGGGGCTGCCCTCCCCAAGTCCCCGTCTCAG aACTCTCTGCCTGCCGTTGTGGTGGAGAACTTCTCAGCAGCTGTGAATGGCACTGTGGAAGGAGGCAACGGGACTGTGCATTTGGACCTGCCCCCAGGGTTCATGTTCAAG GTGCAAGCCCAGCATGACTACACAGCCACTGACACAGATGAGCTGCAGCTCAAGGCTGGGGACGTGGTGCTGGTGATCCCCTTCCAGAACCCTGAAGAGCAG GATGAAGGCTGGCTCATGGGCGTGAAGGAGAGTGACTGGAACCAGCACAAGGACTTGGATAAATGCCGGGGTGTCTTCCCTGAGAACTTCACGGAGCGGGTTCAGTGA
- the BIN1 gene encoding myc box-dependent-interacting protein 1 isoform X17 produces MMRKVLQKLGKADETKDEQFEQCVQNFNKQLNEGTRLQKDLRTYLASVKAMHEASRKLNECLQEVYEPDWPGRDEANKITENNDLLWMDYHQKLVDQALLTMDTYLGQFPDIKSRIAKRGRKLVDYDSARHHYESLQTAKKKDEVKIAKAEEELIKAQKVFEEMNVDLQEELPSLWNSRVGFYVNTFQSIAGLEENFHKEMSKLNQNLHDVLVSLEKQHGSNTFTVKAQPSDNAPAKGNKSPSPPPDSSPAAAPEIRVNHDPEPASEATSGAALPKSPSQNSLPAVVVENFSAAVNGTVEGGNGTVHLDLPPGFMFKVQAQHDYTATDTDELQLKAGDVVLVIPFQNPEEQDEGWLMGVKESDWNQHKDLDKCRGVFPENFTERVQ; encoded by the exons ATGATGAGGAAG GTCCTCCAGAAGCTGGGGAAGGCAGACGAGACAAAGGATGAGCAGTTTGAACAATGTGTCCAGAATTTCAACAAGCAACTG AATGAGGGCACCCGGCTGCAGAAGGATCTTCGGACCTACCTGGCTTCTGTCAAAG CCATGCATGAGGCTTCCAGAAAGCTGAACGAGTGTCTGCAGGAGGTGTATGAACCCGACTGGCCTGGCAGGGATGAAGCGAACAAGATCACTGAG AACAACGATCTGCTCTGGATGGATTACCATCAgaagctggtggaccaggcactTCTGACCATGGACACATACCTGGGTCAATTCCctgacatcaag TCGCGCATTGCCAAGCGAGGGCGGAAGCTGGTGGACTATGACAGTGCACGGCACCATTACGAGTCTCTCCAAACAGCCAAAAAGAAGGATGAAGTCAAAATTGCCAAG GCTGAGGAGGAGCTCATCAAAGCCCAGAAGGTGTTTGAAGAGATGAATGTGGACCTGCAGGAGGAGCTACCATCTCTATGGAACAG CCGTGTAGGTTTCTATGTCAACACGTTTCAGAGCATTGCAGGCCTGGAGGAAAACTTCCACAAGGAGATGAGTAAG CTCAACCAGAACCTCCACGATGTGCTGGTGAGCCTGGAGAAGCAGCATGGGAGCAACACCTTCACGGTCAAGGCCCAGCCCAG TGACAACGCCCCTGCAAAAGGAAACAAGAGCCCTTCACCTCCTCCGGACAgttcccctgctgctgcccccgaGATCCGAGTCAACCATGATCCTGAACCGGCCAGTGAGGCCACCTCTGGGGCTGCCCTCCCCAAGTCCCCGTCTCAG aACTCTCTGCCTGCCGTTGTGGTGGAGAACTTCTCAGCAGCTGTGAATGGCACTGTGGAAGGAGGCAACGGGACTGTGCATTTGGACCTGCCCCCAGGGTTCATGTTCAAG GTGCAAGCCCAGCATGACTACACAGCCACTGACACAGATGAGCTGCAGCTCAAGGCTGGGGACGTGGTGCTGGTGATCCCCTTCCAGAACCCTGAAGAGCAG GATGAAGGCTGGCTCATGGGCGTGAAGGAGAGTGACTGGAACCAGCACAAGGACTTGGATAAATGCCGGGGTGTCTTCCCTGAGAACTTCACGGAGCGGGTTCAGTGA
- the BIN1 gene encoding myc box-dependent-interacting protein 1 isoform X4 encodes MAEMGSKGVTAGKIASNVQKKLTRAQEKVLQKLGKADETKDEQFEQCVQNFNKQLNEGTRLQKDLRTYLASVKAMHEASRKLNECLQEVYEPDWPGRDEANKITENNDLLWMDYHQKLVDQALLTMDTYLGQFPDIKSRIAKRGRKLVDYDSARHHYESLQTAKKKDEVKIAKPVSLLEKAAPQWCQGKLQAHLVAQTNLLRNQAEEELIKAQKVFEEMNVDLQEELPSLWNSRVGFYVNTFQSIAGLEENFHKEMSKLNQNLHDVLVSLEKQHGSNTFTVKAQPRKKTKLFSRLRRKKNSDNAPAKGNKSPSPPPDSSPAAAPEIRVNHDPEPASEATSGAALPKSPSQLRKGPPVPPPPKHTPSKEVKQEQILSLFDDTFVPEISVTTPSQFEALGPFSEQASLLDLDFDPILPVASPVKAATPSSQPIPWDLWEPTESPAGSLPSREPSVAEGTFAVAWPNQPAEPGPAQNSLPAVVVENFSAAVNGTVEGGNGTVHLDLPPGFMFKVQAQHDYTATDTDELQLKAGDVVLVIPFQNPEEQDEGWLMGVKESDWNQHKDLDKCRGVFPENFTERVQ; translated from the exons GTCCTCCAGAAGCTGGGGAAGGCAGACGAGACAAAGGATGAGCAGTTTGAACAATGTGTCCAGAATTTCAACAAGCAACTG AATGAGGGCACCCGGCTGCAGAAGGATCTTCGGACCTACCTGGCTTCTGTCAAAG CCATGCATGAGGCTTCCAGAAAGCTGAACGAGTGTCTGCAGGAGGTGTATGAACCCGACTGGCCTGGCAGGGATGAAGCGAACAAGATCACTGAG AACAACGATCTGCTCTGGATGGATTACCATCAgaagctggtggaccaggcactTCTGACCATGGACACATACCTGGGTCAATTCCctgacatcaag TCGCGCATTGCCAAGCGAGGGCGGAAGCTGGTGGACTATGACAGTGCACGGCACCATTACGAGTCTCTCCAAACAGCCAAAAAGAAGGATGAAGTCAAAATTGCCAAG cctGTCTCGCTGCTTGAGAAAGCCGCCCCCCAGTGGTGCCAAGGCAAACTGCAGGCTCATCTTGTAGCTCAAACTAACCTGCTCCGAAATCAG GCTGAGGAGGAGCTCATCAAAGCCCAGAAGGTGTTTGAAGAGATGAATGTGGACCTGCAGGAGGAGCTACCATCTCTATGGAACAG CCGTGTAGGTTTCTATGTCAACACGTTTCAGAGCATTGCAGGCCTGGAGGAAAACTTCCACAAGGAGATGAGTAAG CTCAACCAGAACCTCCACGATGTGCTGGTGAGCCTGGAGAAGCAGCATGGGAGCAACACCTTCACGGTCAAGGCCCAGCCCAG aaagaaaactaaactgtTCTCCCGACTGCGCAGAAAGAAGAACAG TGACAACGCCCCTGCAAAAGGAAACAAGAGCCCTTCACCTCCTCCGGACAgttcccctgctgctgcccccgaGATCCGAGTCAACCATGATCCTGAACCGGCCAGTGAGGCCACCTCTGGGGCTGCCCTCCCCAAGTCCCCGTCTCAG CTCCGGAAAGGCCCACCAGTCCCTCCGCCTCCCAAACACACCCCATCAAAGGAGGTCAAGCAGGAGCAGATCCTCAGCCTATTTGATGACACCTTTGTCCCTGAGATCAGCGTGACCACCCCCTCCCAG TTTGAGGCCCTGGGACCTTTCTCGGAGCAGGCCAGTCTGTTAGACCTGGACTTTGACCCCATCCTGCCTGTGGCGAGCCCTGTGAAGGCAGCCACGCCCTCCAGTCAG CCGATCCCCTGGGACCTCTGGGAG CCCACAGAGAGTCCAGCTGGCAGCTTACCTTCCAGGGAGCCCAGCGTTGCTGAGGGCACCTTTGCTGTGGCCTGGCCCAACCAGCCGGCAGAACCGGGCCCTGCCCAA aACTCTCTGCCTGCCGTTGTGGTGGAGAACTTCTCAGCAGCTGTGAATGGCACTGTGGAAGGAGGCAACGGGACTGTGCATTTGGACCTGCCCCCAGGGTTCATGTTCAAG GTGCAAGCCCAGCATGACTACACAGCCACTGACACAGATGAGCTGCAGCTCAAGGCTGGGGACGTGGTGCTGGTGATCCCCTTCCAGAACCCTGAAGAGCAG GATGAAGGCTGGCTCATGGGCGTGAAGGAGAGTGACTGGAACCAGCACAAGGACTTGGATAAATGCCGGGGTGTCTTCCCTGAGAACTTCACGGAGCGGGTTCAGTGA
- the BIN1 gene encoding myc box-dependent-interacting protein 1 isoform X1 — protein MAEMGSKGVTAGKIASNVQKKLTRAQEKVLQKLGKADETKDEQFEQCVQNFNKQLNEGTRLQKDLRTYLASVKAMHEASRKLNECLQEVYEPDWPGRDEANKITENNDLLWMDYHQKLVDQALLTMDTYLGQFPDIKSRIAKRGRKLVDYDSARHHYESLQTAKKKDEVKIAKPVSLLEKAAPQWCQGKLQAHLVAQTNLLRNQAEEELIKAQKVFEEMNVDLQEELPSLWNSRVGFYVNTFQSIAGLEENFHKEMSKLNQNLHDVLVSLEKQHGSNTFTVKAQPRKKTKLFSRLRRKKNSDNAPAKGNKSPSPPPDSSPAAAPEIRVNHDPEPASEATSGAALPKSPSQLRKGPPVPPPPKHTPSKEVKQEQILSLFDDTFVPEISVTTPSQFEALGPFSEQASLLDLDFDPILPVASPVKAATPSSQPIPWDLWEPTESPAGSLPSREPSVAEGTFAVAWPNQPAEPGPAQPAEASEIAGGTQPAAGAQEPGESAASEAASNSLPAVVVENFSAAVNGTVEGGNGTVHLDLPPGFMFKVQAQHDYTATDTDELQLKAGDVVLVIPFQNPEEQDEGWLMGVKESDWNQHKDLDKCRGVFPENFTERVQ, from the exons GTCCTCCAGAAGCTGGGGAAGGCAGACGAGACAAAGGATGAGCAGTTTGAACAATGTGTCCAGAATTTCAACAAGCAACTG AATGAGGGCACCCGGCTGCAGAAGGATCTTCGGACCTACCTGGCTTCTGTCAAAG CCATGCATGAGGCTTCCAGAAAGCTGAACGAGTGTCTGCAGGAGGTGTATGAACCCGACTGGCCTGGCAGGGATGAAGCGAACAAGATCACTGAG AACAACGATCTGCTCTGGATGGATTACCATCAgaagctggtggaccaggcactTCTGACCATGGACACATACCTGGGTCAATTCCctgacatcaag TCGCGCATTGCCAAGCGAGGGCGGAAGCTGGTGGACTATGACAGTGCACGGCACCATTACGAGTCTCTCCAAACAGCCAAAAAGAAGGATGAAGTCAAAATTGCCAAG cctGTCTCGCTGCTTGAGAAAGCCGCCCCCCAGTGGTGCCAAGGCAAACTGCAGGCTCATCTTGTAGCTCAAACTAACCTGCTCCGAAATCAG GCTGAGGAGGAGCTCATCAAAGCCCAGAAGGTGTTTGAAGAGATGAATGTGGACCTGCAGGAGGAGCTACCATCTCTATGGAACAG CCGTGTAGGTTTCTATGTCAACACGTTTCAGAGCATTGCAGGCCTGGAGGAAAACTTCCACAAGGAGATGAGTAAG CTCAACCAGAACCTCCACGATGTGCTGGTGAGCCTGGAGAAGCAGCATGGGAGCAACACCTTCACGGTCAAGGCCCAGCCCAG aaagaaaactaaactgtTCTCCCGACTGCGCAGAAAGAAGAACAG TGACAACGCCCCTGCAAAAGGAAACAAGAGCCCTTCACCTCCTCCGGACAgttcccctgctgctgcccccgaGATCCGAGTCAACCATGATCCTGAACCGGCCAGTGAGGCCACCTCTGGGGCTGCCCTCCCCAAGTCCCCGTCTCAG CTCCGGAAAGGCCCACCAGTCCCTCCGCCTCCCAAACACACCCCATCAAAGGAGGTCAAGCAGGAGCAGATCCTCAGCCTATTTGATGACACCTTTGTCCCTGAGATCAGCGTGACCACCCCCTCCCAG TTTGAGGCCCTGGGACCTTTCTCGGAGCAGGCCAGTCTGTTAGACCTGGACTTTGACCCCATCCTGCCTGTGGCGAGCCCTGTGAAGGCAGCCACGCCCTCCAGTCAG CCGATCCCCTGGGACCTCTGGGAG CCCACAGAGAGTCCAGCTGGCAGCTTACCTTCCAGGGAGCCCAGCGTTGCTGAGGGCACCTTTGCTGTGGCCTGGCCCAACCAGCCGGCAGAACCGGGCCCTGCCCAA CCAGCAGAAGCCTCAGAGATAGCGGGTGGGACCCAACCTGCGGCTGGAGcccaggaacctggggagtcagCAGCAAGTGAAGCAGCCTCT aACTCTCTGCCTGCCGTTGTGGTGGAGAACTTCTCAGCAGCTGTGAATGGCACTGTGGAAGGAGGCAACGGGACTGTGCATTTGGACCTGCCCCCAGGGTTCATGTTCAAG GTGCAAGCCCAGCATGACTACACAGCCACTGACACAGATGAGCTGCAGCTCAAGGCTGGGGACGTGGTGCTGGTGATCCCCTTCCAGAACCCTGAAGAGCAG GATGAAGGCTGGCTCATGGGCGTGAAGGAGAGTGACTGGAACCAGCACAAGGACTTGGATAAATGCCGGGGTGTCTTCCCTGAGAACTTCACGGAGCGGGTTCAGTGA
- the BIN1 gene encoding myc box-dependent-interacting protein 1 isoform X11 → MAEMGSKGVTAGKIASNVQKKLTRAQEKVLQKLGKADETKDEQFEQCVQNFNKQLNEGTRLQKDLRTYLASVKAMHEASRKLNECLQEVYEPDWPGRDEANKITENNDLLWMDYHQKLVDQALLTMDTYLGQFPDIKSRIAKRGRKLVDYDSARHHYESLQTAKKKDEVKIAKAEEELIKAQKVFEEMNVDLQEELPSLWNSRVGFYVNTFQSIAGLEENFHKEMSKLNQNLHDVLVSLEKQHGSNTFTVKAQPSDNAPAKGNKSPSPPPDSSPAAAPEIRVNHDPEPASEATSGAALPKSPSQLRKGPPVPPPPKHTPSKEVKQEQILSLFDDTFVPEISVTTPSQPTESPAGSLPSREPSVAEGTFAVAWPNQPAEPGPAQPAEASEIAGGTQPAAGAQEPGESAASEAASNSLPAVVVENFSAAVNGTVEGGNGTVHLDLPPGFMFKVQAQHDYTATDTDELQLKAGDVVLVIPFQNPEEQDEGWLMGVKESDWNQHKDLDKCRGVFPENFTERVQ, encoded by the exons GTCCTCCAGAAGCTGGGGAAGGCAGACGAGACAAAGGATGAGCAGTTTGAACAATGTGTCCAGAATTTCAACAAGCAACTG AATGAGGGCACCCGGCTGCAGAAGGATCTTCGGACCTACCTGGCTTCTGTCAAAG CCATGCATGAGGCTTCCAGAAAGCTGAACGAGTGTCTGCAGGAGGTGTATGAACCCGACTGGCCTGGCAGGGATGAAGCGAACAAGATCACTGAG AACAACGATCTGCTCTGGATGGATTACCATCAgaagctggtggaccaggcactTCTGACCATGGACACATACCTGGGTCAATTCCctgacatcaag TCGCGCATTGCCAAGCGAGGGCGGAAGCTGGTGGACTATGACAGTGCACGGCACCATTACGAGTCTCTCCAAACAGCCAAAAAGAAGGATGAAGTCAAAATTGCCAAG GCTGAGGAGGAGCTCATCAAAGCCCAGAAGGTGTTTGAAGAGATGAATGTGGACCTGCAGGAGGAGCTACCATCTCTATGGAACAG CCGTGTAGGTTTCTATGTCAACACGTTTCAGAGCATTGCAGGCCTGGAGGAAAACTTCCACAAGGAGATGAGTAAG CTCAACCAGAACCTCCACGATGTGCTGGTGAGCCTGGAGAAGCAGCATGGGAGCAACACCTTCACGGTCAAGGCCCAGCCCAG TGACAACGCCCCTGCAAAAGGAAACAAGAGCCCTTCACCTCCTCCGGACAgttcccctgctgctgcccccgaGATCCGAGTCAACCATGATCCTGAACCGGCCAGTGAGGCCACCTCTGGGGCTGCCCTCCCCAAGTCCCCGTCTCAG CTCCGGAAAGGCCCACCAGTCCCTCCGCCTCCCAAACACACCCCATCAAAGGAGGTCAAGCAGGAGCAGATCCTCAGCCTATTTGATGACACCTTTGTCCCTGAGATCAGCGTGACCACCCCCTCCCAG CCCACAGAGAGTCCAGCTGGCAGCTTACCTTCCAGGGAGCCCAGCGTTGCTGAGGGCACCTTTGCTGTGGCCTGGCCCAACCAGCCGGCAGAACCGGGCCCTGCCCAA CCAGCAGAAGCCTCAGAGATAGCGGGTGGGACCCAACCTGCGGCTGGAGcccaggaacctggggagtcagCAGCAAGTGAAGCAGCCTCT aACTCTCTGCCTGCCGTTGTGGTGGAGAACTTCTCAGCAGCTGTGAATGGCACTGTGGAAGGAGGCAACGGGACTGTGCATTTGGACCTGCCCCCAGGGTTCATGTTCAAG GTGCAAGCCCAGCATGACTACACAGCCACTGACACAGATGAGCTGCAGCTCAAGGCTGGGGACGTGGTGCTGGTGATCCCCTTCCAGAACCCTGAAGAGCAG GATGAAGGCTGGCTCATGGGCGTGAAGGAGAGTGACTGGAACCAGCACAAGGACTTGGATAAATGCCGGGGTGTCTTCCCTGAGAACTTCACGGAGCGGGTTCAGTGA